From Pseudomonas sp. B21-028, one genomic window encodes:
- a CDS encoding MBL fold metallo-hydrolase, whose product MSIPASSTDSTAASPASRHEQGKYRNHAHTPREGFGQMLRIIWNMLLHKPRTTRPAGAITVQPLTRAELLAAPNQSVFRLGHSTVLLKLRDKFWITDPVFSDRASPVQWAGPKRFHQPPISLEDLPPIEAVILSHDHYDHLDHQAILKLAARTRYFLTPLGVGDTLVKWGIEASKVRQLDWWQGTEVDGIEFIATPSQHFSGRGLFDGNSTLWASWVMLDGGTRIFFSGDTGYFDGFKRIGERYGPFDLTLMETGAYNVDWPHVHMQPEQTLQAHIDLRGRWLLPIHNGTFDLAMHAWFEPFDRILALAWERNVPITTPQMGEAFTLTHPHRGRAWWLDVEASAYQNPAGAA is encoded by the coding sequence ATGAGCATTCCTGCTTCCTCGACCGACAGCACGGCTGCCAGCCCTGCTTCCCGCCACGAACAAGGGAAGTATCGCAATCACGCCCATACCCCGCGAGAAGGGTTCGGCCAGATGCTGCGCATCATCTGGAACATGCTCCTTCACAAGCCGCGCACCACCCGTCCGGCGGGCGCCATCACCGTTCAACCGCTGACACGCGCCGAGCTGCTGGCAGCACCGAACCAGAGTGTGTTCCGTCTCGGCCATTCCACGGTTCTGCTCAAGCTGCGAGACAAATTCTGGATCACCGACCCGGTTTTCTCCGACCGTGCATCGCCTGTGCAATGGGCCGGCCCCAAGCGTTTCCACCAGCCGCCCATCAGCCTGGAGGATCTGCCGCCAATCGAGGCGGTGATCCTTTCCCATGATCATTATGACCACCTCGACCACCAGGCCATCCTCAAGCTTGCCGCCAGGACCCGGTACTTCCTGACGCCCCTTGGCGTGGGTGACACCCTGGTCAAATGGGGCATCGAGGCCAGCAAGGTACGTCAGCTGGATTGGTGGCAAGGCACCGAAGTGGACGGCATCGAGTTCATTGCCACGCCGTCGCAGCATTTTTCCGGTCGCGGTCTGTTCGATGGCAACAGCACGCTATGGGCGTCATGGGTGATGCTCGATGGTGGAACGCGGATCTTCTTCAGCGGCGACACCGGTTATTTCGACGGTTTCAAGCGCATCGGCGAGCGATACGGCCCCTTCGACCTGACACTGATGGAAACCGGTGCCTATAACGTCGATTGGCCCCATGTTCACATGCAGCCGGAGCAGACCCTCCAGGCTCATATCGACCTCAGGGGCCGTTGGCTGCTGCCGATTCACAATGGCACGTTCGACCTGGCGATGCATGCCTGGTTTGAACCCTTTGACCGCATCCTGGCCCTGGCCTGGGAGCGCAACGTGCCCATCACCACGCCGCAAATGGGCGAAGCCTTCACCCTGACCCATCCGCATCGCGGCCGTGCCTGGTGGCTGGATGTGGAGGCCTCGGCCTATCAGAACCCCGCTGGCGCGGCCTGA
- a CDS encoding amino acid permease: MTGVNTGELKRGLKNRHIQLIALGGAIGTGLFLGSAGVLKSAGPSMILGYAICGFIAFMIMRQLGEMIVEEPVAGSFSHFAHKYWGGFAGFLSGWNCWILYILVGMSELTAVGKYIHYWAPDIPSWASAAAFFILINAINLANVKVFGEAEFWFAIIKVVAIVGMIALGSYLLVSGHGGPQASLTNLWSHGGFFPNGVSGLVMAMAIIMFSFGGLEMLGFTAAEADKPKTVIPKAINQVIYRILIFYIGALVVLLSLTPWDSLLATLNASGDAYSGSPFVQVFSMLGSNTAAHILNFVVLTAALSVYNSGTYCNSRMLLGMAEQGDAPKALARIDKRGVPVRSILASAAVTLVAVLLNYLIPQHALELLMSLVVATLVINWAMISYSHFKFRQHMNQTRQVPLFKSLWYPYGNYICLAFVVFILGVMLMIPGIQVSVYAIPVWLVFMWVCYVIKNKRSAKHELTLAAAK; this comes from the coding sequence ATGACCGGTGTAAATACAGGCGAGCTTAAGCGCGGCCTGAAAAATCGACATATTCAATTGATCGCCCTCGGCGGCGCGATCGGTACCGGCCTTTTCCTGGGCTCGGCGGGAGTGCTGAAATCAGCCGGCCCGTCGATGATTCTGGGTTACGCCATCTGCGGCTTCATCGCCTTCATGATCATGCGCCAGTTGGGCGAAATGATCGTCGAAGAGCCGGTGGCCGGTTCTTTCAGCCATTTTGCCCACAAGTACTGGGGCGGTTTCGCCGGGTTCCTGTCGGGTTGGAATTGCTGGATTCTGTATATCCTGGTGGGCATGTCCGAGCTGACCGCCGTGGGCAAGTACATCCATTACTGGGCACCGGATATTCCGAGCTGGGCCTCGGCGGCGGCGTTTTTCATCCTGATCAATGCCATCAACCTGGCCAACGTCAAGGTCTTCGGTGAAGCCGAGTTCTGGTTTGCGATCATCAAGGTCGTGGCGATTGTCGGCATGATTGCCTTGGGCAGCTACCTGCTGGTCAGTGGCCACGGTGGTCCACAAGCTTCGTTGACCAACCTGTGGTCCCACGGTGGGTTCTTCCCCAACGGCGTGAGCGGCCTGGTGATGGCGATGGCAATCATCATGTTCTCCTTCGGTGGCCTGGAAATGCTCGGCTTCACCGCCGCCGAGGCCGACAAGCCGAAAACCGTGATTCCCAAAGCCATCAACCAAGTGATCTACCGGATCCTGATTTTCTACATCGGTGCCCTGGTGGTGCTGTTGTCCCTGACCCCGTGGGACAGCCTGCTGGCCACGCTCAATGCCTCCGGCGATGCCTACAGCGGCAGCCCGTTCGTGCAGGTGTTCTCGATGCTGGGCAGCAACACGGCGGCGCACATCCTCAATTTCGTGGTGCTGACCGCCGCGCTGTCGGTGTACAACAGCGGCACCTACTGCAACAGCCGCATGCTGCTGGGTATGGCCGAGCAGGGCGATGCGCCCAAGGCCCTGGCCCGGATCGACAAGCGTGGCGTGCCGGTGCGTTCGATCCTCGCCTCGGCGGCGGTGACGCTGGTGGCGGTATTGCTGAACTACCTGATCCCGCAACATGCGTTGGAGCTGCTGATGTCGCTGGTGGTCGCGACCCTGGTGATCAACTGGGCGATGATCAGCTACTCGCATTTCAAATTTCGCCAGCACATGAACCAGACTCGCCAGGTTCCGCTGTTCAAGTCGCTGTGGTACCCCTACGGCAACTACATCTGCCTGGCGTTCGTGGTATTCATCCTGGGTGTGATGCTGATGATTCCCGGCATCCAGGTTTCGGTGTATGCGATTCCGGTGTGGCTGGTGTTCATGTGGGTGTGCTACGTGATCAAGAACAAGCGCAGTGCCAAGCATGAATTGACCTTGGCGGCTGCCAAGTAG
- a CDS encoding DUF2025 family protein, protein MRTTSTFICQAADQLKGFVGLNRKTGQYIVRLGEDAFGMDVADDGIIPTCEFVWVAVTDGTMTLKRERIQLLLEQNIDDRINLTEPLRVYMARSDLPEIVAIRQLVEG, encoded by the coding sequence ATGCGTACCACTTCAACCTTCATCTGCCAGGCCGCCGACCAACTCAAGGGCTTTGTCGGCCTGAACCGCAAGACCGGCCAGTACATCGTGCGCTTGGGCGAAGACGCCTTCGGCATGGACGTGGCCGACGACGGCATCATCCCCACCTGCGAGTTCGTCTGGGTAGCTGTCACGGACGGCACCATGACCCTCAAGCGCGAGCGGATCCAGTTGCTGCTGGAGCAGAACATCGACGATCGCATCAACCTAACCGAACCTTTGCGGGTATACATGGCACGCAGCGACCTGCCGGAAATCGTCGCGATACGGCAGTTGGTCGAGGGCTGA
- a CDS encoding helix-turn-helix transcriptional regulator, with protein MASLAIKTTLERIAVYQFTPAHSAQARAMLGWSVEELSRQSGVSVKAIRRFEAGGELLDVTRLALAFCLEAEGLVFFPGFAPGRGMNIKGATPDPAGRPDYAMIE; from the coding sequence ATGGCCTCTCTCGCAATCAAAACCACCCTGGAACGCATCGCTGTCTATCAATTCACCCCAGCCCATAGCGCACAGGCCCGAGCCATGCTGGGCTGGAGCGTCGAGGAACTATCCCGGCAGTCCGGGGTTTCGGTCAAGGCTATCCGACGCTTCGAAGCGGGAGGCGAGTTGCTCGATGTGACACGCCTGGCGCTCGCATTCTGCCTTGAAGCCGAAGGCCTGGTGTTCTTCCCCGGCTTTGCACCGGGGCGAGGCATGAACATCAAAGGCGCCACCCCGGATCCGGCGGGGCGGCCCGACTACGCGATGATCGAATAG
- the arfB gene encoding alternative ribosome rescue aminoacyl-tRNA hydrolase ArfB, which translates to MLAISNNVHIPDAEIELTAIRAQGAGGQNVNKVSSAMHLRFDIPASSLPEFYKERLLALRDSRITSDGVLIIKAQQYRTQEQNRADALERLAELILSATKVEKKRRPTKPTLGSKTRRLESKSKRGSIKAGRGKVDF; encoded by the coding sequence ATGCTGGCGATTTCCAACAACGTGCACATTCCCGATGCCGAGATCGAGCTGACGGCCATCCGCGCCCAAGGCGCCGGGGGGCAGAACGTGAACAAGGTCTCCAGCGCCATGCACCTGCGCTTCGACATCCCTGCGTCGTCACTGCCCGAGTTCTACAAGGAGCGGCTGCTGGCCCTGCGTGACAGTCGCATCACCAGCGACGGCGTGTTGATCATCAAGGCTCAGCAATACCGGACACAGGAACAGAACCGGGCCGATGCGCTGGAGCGTCTGGCCGAGCTGATCCTCAGCGCCACCAAGGTCGAGAAGAAGCGCCGCCCGACCAAGCCGACCCTGGGTTCGAAGACGCGTCGCCTGGAGTCCAAGAGCAAGCGCGGCTCGATCAAGGCCGGGCGGGGCAAGGTGGACTTCTAG
- a CDS encoding TetR/AcrR family transcriptional regulator: MTVPQRLTERKRAAILQAAIAEFRSSGFEITSMDRIAATAGVSKRTVYNHFPSKEELFAEILNRLWDSITAEQEMAYNPLEPLREQLRRLLQAKLQLLSEENFLDLARIAIAATIHSPERAQDMVSRMGQREEGLTTWIRQAQVDGRLKPVEPAFAAQQMHGLIKTFAFWPQISMGQPSLTLDEQVQVIESALDMFLVRYEA; the protein is encoded by the coding sequence ATGACCGTACCGCAACGCCTCACCGAACGAAAACGCGCAGCCATTCTCCAGGCCGCGATTGCCGAGTTTCGCAGCAGCGGTTTCGAGATCACCAGCATGGACAGGATCGCGGCGACCGCCGGTGTGTCGAAGCGTACGGTGTATAACCACTTTCCCAGCAAGGAAGAGCTGTTCGCTGAAATCCTGAATCGGCTATGGGACAGCATCACCGCTGAGCAGGAGATGGCCTACAACCCGTTGGAGCCTTTGCGTGAACAATTGCGTCGGTTGCTGCAAGCCAAGCTGCAGCTGCTGTCGGAGGAGAACTTCCTCGATCTGGCGCGTATCGCCATCGCCGCAACCATACATTCTCCCGAGCGTGCCCAGGACATGGTGTCGCGCATGGGCCAGCGTGAAGAAGGCCTCACCACCTGGATTCGCCAAGCCCAGGTCGATGGCCGGCTAAAGCCCGTGGAACCGGCATTTGCTGCCCAGCAAATGCACGGGTTGATCAAGACGTTCGCCTTCTGGCCACAGATTTCCATGGGGCAGCCGAGCCTGACCCTGGATGAACAAGTGCAGGTGATCGAGTCGGCTCTCGACATGTTCCTCGTTCGCTACGAGGCTTGA
- a CDS encoding PepSY domain-containing protein: MKTLTALFTAAALTLTAGLAQADDDVRPDQVPQLVKEGKIKSMAELKQIVEKLHPGATVGTPDLEKRFNGYEYEVEVRYPDGREFDIELDATTGKVLENKEDH; the protein is encoded by the coding sequence ATGAAAACTTTGACTGCCCTGTTCACTGCCGCTGCCCTGACCCTTACTGCCGGCCTGGCCCAAGCGGATGATGATGTTCGGCCTGACCAGGTTCCTCAACTGGTCAAAGAAGGCAAGATCAAATCGATGGCAGAACTGAAGCAAATAGTCGAGAAACTGCACCCAGGAGCGACCGTCGGCACCCCTGATCTGGAGAAGCGCTTCAACGGTTACGAATATGAAGTTGAAGTGCGTTACCCCGATGGCAGAGAGTTTGACATTGAGCTCGACGCCACCACTGGCAAAGTACTTGAAAACAAAGAAGACCATTGA
- a CDS encoding leucyl aminopeptidase, translating to MDTQRAISHFLYYLEHHPALVGIQPAKVLLGHTADYEALTGAIAEQAGNASPFRFSAMRLDLEPTERLSKAIADSDLYIFFYDSSTLPNPRPDGPDFVRALQGVMADNWKKSLLFKDYGEYFYDTFSVIPQRIAGLNSHLIRRMSQASTLSFQDEHGSYFDTALDSVKKWTDINGLGNYDLAPGEIATHSDTINGRVSFVGTFLSTIPFARKYGVLQSPLELWIEDSTIQKIATEVPGLEHDFNRYLDANPSNRRIEELGIGTNEGVKSLYARNAGFEERHCGLHLGLGGGAKGSHHLDLIFESGVLALDNEPMFDGRFVL from the coding sequence ATGGACACTCAACGAGCCATCTCACATTTCCTTTACTACCTCGAACACCACCCCGCCCTGGTCGGCATCCAGCCCGCCAAGGTACTGCTCGGCCACACCGCCGACTACGAAGCACTGACCGGTGCCATTGCCGAACAAGCCGGCAACGCCTCACCCTTCCGATTCAGTGCCATGCGCCTGGATCTTGAACCCACCGAGCGCCTGTCCAAGGCCATTGCCGACAGCGATCTGTACATTTTCTTCTACGACTCTTCCACTTTGCCCAACCCACGGCCTGACGGTCCGGACTTCGTCCGCGCCCTGCAAGGCGTGATGGCGGACAACTGGAAGAAATCGCTGTTGTTCAAGGACTACGGCGAATATTTCTACGACACCTTCAGCGTCATCCCGCAACGTATCGCCGGGCTCAACAGTCATCTCATCCGGCGCATGTCACAGGCAAGCACGCTGAGCTTCCAGGACGAGCATGGCTCGTACTTCGACACGGCCCTGGACAGTGTCAAGAAGTGGACCGACATCAACGGCCTCGGCAACTACGACCTGGCCCCCGGTGAAATCGCCACCCACAGCGACACCATCAATGGCCGGGTGAGTTTCGTCGGCACATTCCTGAGCACCATCCCGTTCGCCCGCAAATATGGCGTGCTGCAGTCGCCGCTGGAGCTGTGGATCGAGGACTCCACCATCCAGAAAATCGCCACCGAGGTGCCGGGCCTGGAACACGACTTCAACCGCTACCTGGACGCCAATCCGTCCAACCGGCGCATCGAGGAGTTGGGCATCGGCACCAACGAAGGGGTCAAGAGCCTGTATGCCCGCAATGCCGGGTTCGAGGAGCGCCATTGCGGCCTGCACCTGGGGCTCGGTGGCGGCGCCAAGGGCAGCCATCACCTGGATCTGATTTTCGAGAGCGGTGTGCTGGCGCTGGATAATGAGCCGATGTTTGATGGGCGGTTTGTGCTTTAG
- a CDS encoding CTP synthase: MEIQRPLHIALIGDHDPQITAHRAIPIALDLVSRQTGHGISFQWLATDLIAGDTPLDDFDGIWCVPGSPYRNENGALHAIRFAREQRRPFLGTCGGFQHAVLEYARHVMGWTDAAHGETSPEAERALLTPLSCALIETIDSLQLDAQSLIAEAYGRQTVFEGYQCRFGVNPAFERDLLSDRLRAVARDSAGELRAVELRDHPFFVATLFQPERAALEDRVPPLVKAFVEACAKELP; this comes from the coding sequence ATGGAAATCCAGCGTCCTTTGCACATCGCCCTGATCGGCGACCACGATCCGCAAATAACGGCCCATCGGGCCATTCCCATTGCACTTGATCTCGTCAGCAGGCAAACCGGCCATGGCATCAGCTTTCAATGGTTGGCGACCGATCTGATCGCCGGAGATACCCCTCTGGACGACTTCGACGGCATCTGGTGCGTACCCGGCAGCCCCTACCGAAACGAAAACGGCGCCTTGCACGCCATTCGCTTTGCCCGCGAACAGCGTCGTCCGTTCCTGGGCACCTGCGGTGGGTTTCAGCACGCCGTGCTGGAATACGCGCGCCACGTGATGGGCTGGACCGATGCGGCCCACGGCGAAACCTCCCCCGAGGCAGAACGGGCGCTATTGACGCCGCTGAGCTGTGCCTTGATCGAAACCATCGACAGTCTTCAGCTTGATGCACAGTCGTTGATTGCCGAGGCCTATGGCCGCCAGACAGTGTTCGAAGGTTATCAGTGTCGCTTTGGAGTCAATCCAGCGTTTGAGCGGGATTTGCTGAGCGACCGTTTGCGGGCCGTGGCCCGGGATTCGGCCGGCGAGCTGCGAGCGGTGGAACTGCGGGATCATCCGTTCTTTGTCGCGACCCTGTTCCAACCTGAACGCGCAGCGCTGGAAGATCGCGTGCCGCCATTGGTCAAGGCCTTTGTCGAAGCGTGTGCGAAGGAGCTGCCATGA
- a CDS encoding antibiotic biosynthesis monooxygenase: MSSQYYAVIFTSLRTEGDQGYAEAAERMVALAREQPGFLGIESARGEEGLGITVSYWSSEAAILAWKQHPEHSAIRERGRSTWYAHCHTRVCKVERDYAFQRQS, encoded by the coding sequence ATGAGCAGTCAGTATTACGCCGTGATTTTCACCTCCCTGCGCACCGAAGGAGATCAGGGTTACGCCGAAGCTGCCGAGCGTATGGTGGCGCTGGCGAGAGAGCAGCCAGGATTCCTCGGCATCGAATCGGCCCGGGGTGAAGAAGGCCTTGGCATTACCGTATCGTACTGGAGCAGCGAAGCGGCGATCCTGGCCTGGAAGCAACATCCCGAACACAGCGCAATCCGCGAGCGTGGCCGTTCTACCTGGTATGCCCATTGCCATACCAGGGTGTGCAAGGTCGAAAGGGATTACGCGTTCCAACGCCAGTCCTGA
- a CDS encoding MFS transporter, producing the protein MSDSQRPLAVTLQVVSIVLFTFIGYLNIGIPLAVLPGFVHGELGFGAVIAGLVISVQYLATLLSRPYAGKIIDNLGSKRAVIVGLAGCGLSGVFMLASAWTHDLPTLSLTSLLIGRLVLGSAESLVGSGSIGWGIGRVGAANTAKVISWNGIASYGALAIGAPLGVWLVKSLGLWSMGVSIILLAVLGVALAWPKTAAPIVVGERLPFIHVLGRVLPHGSGLALGSIGFGTIATFITLYYATRNWDNAVLCLSLFGACFIGARLVFGNLINRLGGFRVAIACLSVETLGLLLLWLAPDAQWALAGAALSGFGFSLVFPALGVEAVNLVPASSRGAAVGAYSLFIDLSLGITGPLAGAIAAGFGFASIFLFAALAALGGLALSIYLYRQAPRYREERDKS; encoded by the coding sequence ATGTCAGATTCCCAGCGCCCCCTGGCGGTCACGCTGCAAGTCGTTTCCATCGTCCTCTTCACCTTCATCGGCTATTTGAATATCGGCATTCCCCTGGCCGTGCTGCCCGGGTTCGTCCATGGCGAGTTGGGTTTTGGCGCGGTGATCGCCGGGCTGGTGATCAGCGTCCAGTACCTGGCCACCCTTCTTAGCCGCCCTTACGCAGGCAAGATCATCGACAACCTGGGCAGCAAGCGCGCCGTCATCGTCGGCCTCGCCGGGTGCGGGTTGAGCGGCGTGTTCATGCTGGCATCCGCCTGGACCCATGACCTGCCAACCTTGAGCCTGACCAGCCTGCTGATCGGTCGCCTGGTGCTGGGCAGCGCGGAAAGCCTGGTGGGCTCGGGCTCGATTGGCTGGGGCATCGGCCGGGTCGGCGCCGCGAATACCGCTAAGGTGATTTCCTGGAACGGCATCGCCAGCTATGGCGCGCTGGCGATAGGCGCGCCGCTGGGGGTGTGGCTGGTCAAATCCCTGGGGCTGTGGAGCATGGGCGTCAGCATCATCCTGCTGGCCGTGCTGGGGGTGGCACTGGCCTGGCCAAAAACCGCGGCGCCCATCGTCGTCGGCGAACGCCTGCCATTCATACATGTGCTAGGCCGCGTCCTGCCCCATGGCAGCGGCCTGGCCCTGGGCTCCATCGGCTTCGGCACCATCGCCACCTTCATTACGCTGTACTACGCGACCCGGAATTGGGACAACGCGGTGCTGTGCCTGAGCCTGTTCGGTGCCTGCTTCATCGGCGCGCGCCTGGTGTTCGGCAATCTGATCAATCGCCTGGGGGGCTTTCGGGTGGCGATTGCCTGCCTGTCGGTGGAAACCCTTGGCTTGTTGCTTTTATGGCTGGCACCGGATGCGCAGTGGGCACTGGCGGGCGCAGCGTTGAGTGGCTTCGGTTTTTCGCTGGTATTTCCGGCGCTGGGTGTCGAGGCCGTCAACCTGGTACCGGCCTCCAGCCGTGGGGCGGCGGTGGGCGCCTACTCGTTGTTCATTGATCTGTCGCTGGGGATCACCGGACCATTGGCCGGCGCGATTGCGGCGGGGTTTGGCTTTGCCTCAATCTTCCTGTTCGCGGCATTGGCAGCGCTCGGTGGCCTGGCGTTGAGCATCTACCTGTACCGGCAAGCGCCGAGGTATCGCGAGGAACGGGACAAAAGCTAG
- a CDS encoding LysR family transcriptional regulator, whose protein sequence is MLIPGRHYRLAATHSILAFIQVFNAATQYRLEYPDLSLILALVRGGSLARAARLLDVDVSTVFRSVRRLEAALGQPLFEKSRAGYLPTSLAQTLSEQAERAEQALEAARIGVEQGGEVVTGTVRLTCTDSVLQALLLPALARFMPAYPALTLELSTSNDFANLSRRDADIALRLTRTPPEHLVGRHLGDVVYRVCGSPTYLPGANLDDLASLTWIAPDDFLPDHPTVAWRRQHLPGVMPAYRCNSMLSVAELARAGLGVAALPDFLIGEGQGLIPFGEPLEGYDTALWLLTRPDCRALRSVVTLFDELGRSLRQR, encoded by the coding sequence TTGTTGATTCCTGGCCGCCACTATAGATTGGCGGCCACGCACTCAATATTGGCGTTTATCCAAGTGTTCAATGCAGCGACGCAATATCGTCTGGAGTATCCCGATCTCTCTTTGATCCTGGCGCTGGTCCGTGGCGGCTCGCTGGCTCGGGCGGCGCGGTTGCTGGATGTGGATGTGTCTACGGTGTTCCGCTCGGTACGCCGGCTCGAGGCGGCCCTGGGCCAACCCTTGTTCGAAAAAAGCCGTGCCGGATATTTGCCCACGAGCCTGGCCCAGACGCTGTCCGAACAGGCCGAGCGCGCCGAGCAGGCCCTGGAGGCGGCACGTATCGGTGTGGAGCAGGGCGGTGAGGTGGTCACTGGCACCGTGCGCCTGACCTGCACCGACTCGGTCCTGCAAGCGTTGCTGCTGCCCGCACTGGCGCGGTTCATGCCGGCCTATCCGGCATTGACCCTCGAATTGAGCACCTCGAACGATTTTGCCAACCTGAGTCGTCGCGATGCCGACATTGCCTTGCGCCTGACCCGCACGCCGCCGGAACATCTGGTGGGGCGGCACCTGGGCGATGTCGTTTACCGGGTCTGCGGAAGTCCGACCTATCTGCCTGGTGCGAATCTGGATGACTTGGCATCCCTGACCTGGATCGCGCCGGATGACTTCCTCCCCGATCACCCCACCGTGGCGTGGCGGCGACAACACCTACCCGGCGTGATGCCTGCCTATCGCTGCAACAGCATGCTCTCAGTCGCCGAGTTGGCGCGGGCCGGCTTGGGCGTTGCCGCGTTGCCAGACTTTCTGATCGGTGAAGGCCAGGGCCTGATTCCCTTCGGCGAACCGCTGGAGGGATATGACACGGCGCTTTGGCTGCTGACACGGCCAGACTGCCGCGCCTTGCGTTCGGTGGTGACACTGTTCGACGAGTTGGGGCGCAGCTTGCGGCAGCGCTGA
- a CDS encoding glycerophosphodiester phosphodiesterase gives MPVTFTRSALMLSLVLGFGQTQAAEAPNPKALATRQGIPHPAVIAHRGASFDAPESTAASYKLARDLGADYLELDLQRSKDGVLFVLHDDSLLRTTDVATKFPERKDSSANAFTMAELKTLDAGSWFNTAYPDRARPGFAGLKILTLDEVINIAESNPQHKPGLYIETKEPTLFPGIERDLKNKLQDRGWLSPAGSKLAKSATGVGQGKGKVVLQTFEKNSLELLHKEMPKVPKVLLLWVGEGNIEPKSKVTFADSGETDKAAYYAKQQPKDRAEFEKWVQYAKAQGAIGTGPSAALTHGGSQSYADLVQPWMNQYTHDQGLLVHVYTVDEPVDFKKVMDAGVDGIFTNRASELLKYFKRPETGSVTQLLEKNGY, from the coding sequence ATGCCCGTCACCTTTACCCGTAGCGCGTTGATGTTGAGCCTGGTGCTCGGCTTCGGTCAGACACAGGCCGCCGAGGCGCCGAACCCCAAGGCCTTGGCCACCCGCCAAGGGATCCCCCACCCGGCGGTGATCGCCCACCGTGGTGCTTCGTTCGATGCACCGGAATCCACCGCAGCCTCCTACAAGCTGGCCCGCGACCTCGGCGCCGATTACCTGGAGCTGGACCTGCAACGCAGCAAGGACGGCGTGCTGTTCGTCCTGCACGATGACAGCCTGCTGCGCACCACGGACGTCGCGACCAAGTTTCCCGAGCGCAAGGACAGCAGCGCCAACGCATTCACCATGGCCGAGCTCAAGACCCTCGATGCCGGCAGCTGGTTCAACACCGCCTACCCGGACCGTGCGCGCCCTGGGTTCGCGGGGCTGAAGATCCTGACCCTCGATGAAGTCATCAACATCGCCGAGAGTAATCCGCAGCACAAACCGGGGCTGTACATCGAAACCAAGGAGCCGACACTGTTCCCCGGCATCGAACGCGACCTGAAGAATAAACTGCAGGACCGCGGCTGGCTGAGTCCGGCCGGGTCCAAGTTGGCCAAGAGCGCTACCGGTGTAGGCCAGGGCAAGGGCAAGGTGGTCTTGCAGACCTTCGAAAAGAACAGTCTCGAACTGCTGCACAAGGAAATGCCGAAGGTACCGAAGGTGCTGTTGTTGTGGGTGGGCGAAGGCAACATCGAGCCCAAGTCCAAGGTGACATTTGCCGACTCCGGTGAAACCGACAAGGCAGCCTACTATGCCAAGCAGCAACCCAAGGACCGCGCCGAGTTCGAAAAATGGGTCCAGTACGCCAAGGCCCAGGGCGCCATCGGCACCGGACCGTCCGCCGCGCTGACCCACGGCGGCAGCCAGAGTTATGCAGACCTGGTGCAGCCATGGATGAACCAGTACACCCACGACCAGGGTTTGCTGGTGCATGTCTACACTGTGGATGAGCCGGTGGACTTCAAGAAAGTGATGGATGCCGGCGTGGATGGCATTTTCACCAACCGGGCCAGTGAACTGCTCAAGTATTTCAAGCGCCCCGAAACTGGCAGTGTGACGCAGTTGCTGGAAAAGAACGGTTATTGA